A single window of Zea mays cultivar B73 chromosome 10, Zm-B73-REFERENCE-NAM-5.0, whole genome shotgun sequence DNA harbors:
- the LOC542550 gene encoding cytochrome b-c1 complex subunit Rieske, mitochondrial, producing MLRVAGRRLSSSLSWRPAAAVARGPLAGAGVPDRDDDSARGRSHPRFSIDSPFFVASRGFSSTETVVPRNQDAGLADLPATVAAVKNPNPKVVYDEYNHERYPPGDPSKRAFAYFVLSGGRFIYASLLRLLVLKFVLSMSASKDVLALASLEVDLSSIEPGTTVTVKWRGKPVFIRRRTEDDIKLANSVDVASLRHPEQDAERVKNPEWLVVIGVCTHLGCIPLPNAGDFGGWFCPCHGSHYDISGRIRKGPAPFNLEVPTYSFLEENKLLVG from the exons ATGCTGCGGGTTGCGGGGAGAAGGCTCTCGTCTTCCCTCTCCTGGCGCCCCGCCGCGGCGGTAGCCAGGGGTCCCCTCGCCGGCGCTGGCGTCCCCGACCGGGACGACGACTCGGCTCGCGGACGGAGCCATCCGCGGTTCTCCATCGACTCCCCCTTCTTTGTCGCTTCCAGGG GTTTCTCTTCTACTGAAACAGTTGTCCCAAGGAACCAAGATGCGGGCCTAGCTGACCTCCCAGCAACTGTGGCTGCTGTGAAGAATCCTAACCCTAAGGTGGTTTATGATGAGTACAACCATGAAAGATATCCTCCTGGAGATCCCAGCAAGCGTGCCTTTGCATACTTTGTCCTGAGTGGTGGGAGGTTCATATATGCATCACTGCTGCGTCTTCTCGTACTGAAGTTTGTCCTGAGCATGTCAGCAAGCAAGGATGTGCTTGCCCTTGCTTCACTTGAGGTGGACCTCTCCAGCATCGAGCCAGGGACCACAGTGACCGTGAAGTGGCGTGGAAAGCCAGTCTTCATCAGGCGTCGGACAGAGGATGACATCAAGCTTGCCAACAGTGTGGATGTGGCATCCCTGCGCCACCCAGAGCAGGATGCAGAGCGTGTGAAGAACCCTGAGTGGCTGGTGGTCATTGGCGTGTGCACGCACCTCGGCTGCATCCCACTACCTAATGCCGGAGACTTTGGCGGCTGGTTCTGCCCATGCCATGGTTCCCACTATGACATTTCCGGGAGGATCCGCAAGGGCCCTGCGCCGTTCAACCTCGAGGTCCCTACCTACAGTTTCTTGGAGGAGAACAAACTGCTCGTAGGCTAA